Proteins from one Mesorhizobium sp. M9A.F.Ca.ET.002.03.1.2 genomic window:
- a CDS encoding SDR family oxidoreductase, with translation MDLGIRGKKAIVCASSKGLGRGCAMALAEAGCDLVVNGRNADQLAKTAAELRERFGVKVTEIVGDVSKPEVQKALLAACPHPDILVNNNGGPPFRDFRGLDREKILEGVTQNMVTPIELVQAVIDGMAERGFGRIVNITSLSVYVPIPGLDLSSGARAGLTSFLAGVARTVIDRNVTINNMLPGKLDTDRLRPPHEAGTPEDPAAAAARKTQAAANVPAKRLGTPEEFGQICAFLCSVHAGYLTGQNIPVDGGAYVSAF, from the coding sequence ATGGATCTCGGCATTCGCGGCAAGAAGGCCATCGTCTGTGCTTCCAGCAAGGGCCTTGGACGTGGCTGCGCCATGGCGCTGGCCGAGGCCGGCTGCGATCTGGTCGTCAATGGGCGCAACGCCGACCAGCTGGCGAAGACCGCCGCCGAACTGCGCGAAAGATTTGGCGTCAAGGTGACCGAGATCGTCGGCGACGTGTCGAAGCCCGAGGTGCAGAAGGCGCTGCTCGCCGCCTGCCCCCACCCCGATATCCTCGTCAACAACAATGGCGGACCGCCGTTCCGCGATTTCCGCGGGCTCGACCGCGAAAAGATCCTCGAAGGCGTCACCCAGAACATGGTGACCCCGATCGAACTGGTTCAGGCCGTGATCGACGGCATGGCCGAGCGCGGTTTCGGCCGTATCGTCAACATCACCTCGCTGTCGGTCTATGTCCCCATTCCCGGCCTCGATCTGTCGTCGGGCGCGCGCGCTGGCCTGACTTCGTTTCTCGCCGGCGTCGCGCGGACGGTGATCGACCGCAACGTGACGATCAACAACATGCTGCCGGGCAAGCTCGACACCGACCGGCTGCGCCCCCCGCATGAAGCCGGCACCCCCGAGGATCCGGCAGCCGCCGCCGCACGCAAGACCCAGGCGGCAGCCAACGTTCCGGCCAAGCGGCTCGGCACGCCGGAGGAATTCGGCCAGATCTGCGCCTTCCTGTGTTCGGTTCATGCCGGCTATCTGACCGGGCAGAACATACCGGTGGATGGTGGCGCCTATGTCAGCGCGTTCTAG
- a CDS encoding UDP-2,3-diacylglucosamine diphosphatase, which yields MPGAEPRTFRSMFISDVHLGSKAAKAEFLIDFLRHHDADIIYLVGDIVDGWRLRRSWHWPQSHNDVVQKLLRKARKGASITYIAGNHDEFARQFQGVHFGGIVVADRVIHETADGKRFLVIHGDQFDTVVHNARWLAYLGDYAYDAAMLVNRVVTRLRQLLGLPYWSFSSWAKVNVKKAVNFISSFQTMLTEEARRSHVDGVICGHIHHAAIENYEDVQYVNTGDWVESCTAVVEHFDGRMEILHWAHVLPEAPVGSEVLVPVDIKGRAVQAA from the coding sequence ATGCCTGGTGCAGAGCCCCGCACTTTCCGCAGCATGTTCATCTCCGACGTCCATCTCGGATCGAAGGCGGCGAAGGCCGAGTTCCTGATCGATTTCCTGCGCCATCACGACGCCGATATCATCTATCTCGTCGGCGACATCGTCGACGGCTGGCGGCTGAGACGGAGCTGGCACTGGCCGCAGAGCCACAATGACGTCGTCCAGAAATTGCTGCGCAAGGCGCGCAAGGGCGCCAGCATCACCTACATCGCCGGCAATCACGACGAGTTCGCGCGCCAGTTCCAGGGCGTGCATTTCGGCGGCATCGTCGTCGCCGACCGCGTCATCCACGAGACCGCCGACGGCAAACGTTTTCTGGTCATCCATGGCGATCAGTTCGATACCGTCGTCCATAATGCGCGCTGGCTCGCCTATCTTGGCGACTACGCCTATGACGCGGCCATGCTCGTCAACCGCGTGGTGACGCGGCTTCGCCAACTGCTTGGCCTGCCTTATTGGTCGTTTTCGTCCTGGGCCAAGGTCAACGTCAAAAAGGCGGTGAATTTCATCAGCTCGTTCCAGACCATGCTGACCGAGGAAGCGCGCCGCTCGCATGTCGACGGCGTCATCTGCGGGCACATCCATCATGCCGCGATCGAAAACTACGAGGACGTGCAATACGTCAACACCGGCGACTGGGTGGAGAGCTGCACGGCGGTGGTCGAGCATTTCGACGGCCGCATGGAGATACTGCACTGGGCGCATGTCCTGCCGGAAGCTCCAGTCGGCAGCGAAGTGCTCGTGCCGGTCGACATCAAGGGCAGGGCAGTTCAGGCGGCGTGA